A window of Macrotis lagotis isolate mMagLag1 chromosome X, bilby.v1.9.chrom.fasta, whole genome shotgun sequence contains these coding sequences:
- the SHARPIN gene encoding LOW QUALITY PROTEIN: sharpin (The sequence of the model RefSeq protein was modified relative to this genomic sequence to represent the inferred CDS: deleted 1 base in 1 codon) yields MAPPAGGGEEAAGAPPEEASVLVEVRGLRPGPGPDGLWRLQLSAESSRPGRFRLALRGPGSPPAERFEWPLESVTCSSRGPGELALQPPAEGAAPGPLTLCFRDPQEAQRWSALLESALLESAREPAPGAAAAASPAAGPPGPRTPPAASEAPRSPQEFSEKEDLAGRLSRAIRGGDAQGAAAAAAALAREQVALSVLLQEAAPPAGPVRMQVTVEDAASSAHISLRVQPHSTVAALREQVFKEYGFPPRVQRWVIGRCLCVPERSLASYGVQRDGDPAFLYLLSGPPGPRGARPPGRGLETREKSNGEVSSLLTQQPGLPQTSRPAPTNLSECLQGGWSCPSCTFINVPGRPGCEMCSTEQPAFRSPQPEAPTQQPPRIIRRGEDMTIPSSIGSLDGFLHMSSEFS; encoded by the exons ATGGCGCCGCCTGCGGGCGGGGGCGAGGAGGCGGCAGGCGCCCCGCCGGAGGAGGCGTCGGTGCTGGTGGAGGTGCGGGGCCTGAGGCCCGGGCCGGGGCCCGACGGGCTGTGGCGGCTGCAGCTGAGCGCCGAGAGCTCGAGGCCCGGGCGCTTCCGCCTGGCGCTGCGGGGCCCCGGGAGCCCCCCCGCG GAGCGCTTCGAGTGGCCGCTGGAGTCGGTGACCTGCAGCAGCCGCGGCCCCGGGGAACTGGCGCTGCAGCCGCCCGCGGAGGGCGCCGCGCCGGGCCCCCTGACCCTGTGCTTCCGCGACCCCCAGGAGGCCCAGCGCTGGAGCGCCCTGCTGGAGAGCGCCCTGCTGGAGAGCGCCCGGGAGCCGGCCCCCGGGGCCGCAG CCGCTGCCAGCCCCGCCGcgggccccccgggcccccgcACCCCGCCCGCAGCTTCTGAGGCCCCGCGGAGCCCCCAGGAGTTCTCCGAGAAAG AGGACCTGGCCGGCCGGCTGAGCCGGGCCATCCGCGGCGGGGATGCGCagggagccgccgccgccgccgccgccctgGCCCGGGAGCAGGTGGCCCTCAGCGTCCTGCTGCAGGAG GCTGCCCCCCCCGCCGGGCCCGTCAG GATGCAGGTCACCGTGGAGGACGCGGCGTCCTCGGCGCACATCTCCCTCCGGGTTCAGCCCCACAGCACGGTAGCCGCCCTCCGGGAGCAG GTGTTCAAAGAATATGGTTTCCCGCCCCGGGTACAGCGCTGGGTGATAGGCCGGTGTTTGTGTGTGCCCGAGAGGAGCTTGGCCTCCTACGGGGTGCAGAGAGACGGAGACCCTGCCTTTCTCTACCTGCTTTCGGGGCCCCCTGGGCCTCGGGGTGCTCGGCCTCCAG GTCGGGGATTAGAGACCAGGGAGAAGTCAAATGGGGAGGTCAGCTCCCTCCTCACCCAGCAACCAGGGCTTCCTCAAACCTCTCGTCCAGCCCCCACTAACCTTTCTGAATGCTTGCAA GGAGGCTGGTCCTGCCCTTCCTGTACCTTCATCAATGTTCCTGGGCGACCAGGGTGCGAGATGTGCAGCACCGAACAGCCAGCTTTCCGAAGCCCCCAGCCAGAGGCTCCTACTCAACAGCCCCCAAGG aTTATAAGGCGGGGAGAAGACATGACTATTCCTTCTAGCATCGGGTCCTTGGATGGCTTCCTTCACATGTCGAGTGAATTCTCCTGA
- the CYC1 gene encoding cytochrome c1, heme protein, mitochondrial yields MAAAGAVGRFSVLGLPRARGRVLLGGARPGAVALRPPQAATMSSFSNLSRGRKVVLSALGMLAAGGAGVAVALHTAVGASDLELHPPSYPWSHRGFLSSLDHGSIRRGFQVYKQVCSSCHSMDYLAYRHLVGVCYTESEAKAMAEEVEVQDGPNEDGEMFMRPGKLSDYLPKPYPNPEAARAANNGALPPDLSYIIRARHGGEDYVFSLLTGYCDPPAGVSLREGLHFNAYFPGQAIAMAPPIYNEVLEYDDGTPATMSQVAKDVCTFLRWASEPEHDHRKLMGLKMLLMFGLLIPLIYAMKRHKWSVLKSRKLAYRPPK; encoded by the exons ATGGCGGCGGCCGGGGCTGTGGGGCGCTTCTCCGTGCTGGGGCTTCCGCGCGCCCGCGGCCGGGTCCTGCTGGGCGGCGCCAGGCCCGGAGCTGTGGCGCTGCGGCCGCCTCAG GCCGCCACAATGTCATCTTTCTCAAACCTCTCGAGGGGCCGGAAGGTAGTGCTGTCAGCCCTGGGCATGCTGGCAGCAGGAGGTGCAGGGGTTGCTGTGGCCCTACACACAGCTGTAGGTGCCAGTGACTTAGAGCTGCACCCGCCAAGCTACCCCTGGTCTCACCGAggcttcctctcttctttggaccATGGCAG CATTCGCCGGGGCTTCCAGGTGTATAAGCAGGTGTGCTCTTCCTGCCACAGCATGGACTACCTGGCTTATCGCCATTTGGTGGGTGTGTGCTACACAGAGTCTGAAGCTAAGGCAATGGCAGAGGAG GTAGAGGTTCAAGATGGCCCTAATGAAGATGGAGAGATGTTTATGAGGCCAGGGAAGCTTTCTGATTATTTGCCCAAGCCCTACCCCAACCCTGAGGCTGCCCGGGCTGCCAACAATGGAGCTCTACCCCCGGACCTCAGCTACATCATCCGAGCCAG GCATGGCGGTGAGGATTATGTCTTTTCCCTGCTCACGGGGTACTGTGATCCACCTGCTGGAGTTTCCCTTCGAGAGGGTCTTCACTTCAATGCCTACTTCCCTGGCCAGGCCATTGCCATGGCTCCCCCTATCTACAATGAAGTCCTTGAGTATGATGATG GTACACCAGCCACTATGTCACAGGTAGCAAAAGATGTGTGTACTTTCCTGCGTTGGGCATCTGAACCAGAGCATGATCATCGCAAACTCATGGGGCTCAAG ATGCTGCTAATGTTTGGTTTGCTGATTCCGCTCATCTACGCCATGAAAAGGCACAAGTGGTCAGTGCTGAAGAGTCGGAAGCTGGCATACCGGCCCCCTAAGTGA